A portion of the Paenibacillus marchantiae genome contains these proteins:
- a CDS encoding ribonuclease, with product MKKFLSTALLAVMLTIVFFTGSQIAPVGQQKASAATCTIINTFTGVANYLSANGQLPCNYITKAQATALGWVSSQGNLATVAPGKSIGGDVFSNREGLLPAASGRTWREADINYTSGFRNSDRILYSSDGLIYKTTDHYASFTRLK from the coding sequence ATGAAAAAGTTTTTGTCTACAGCTCTGTTAGCGGTTATGTTAACGATTGTTTTCTTCACAGGTTCACAGATCGCTCCGGTTGGACAGCAGAAGGCTTCAGCTGCAACGTGTACCATTATCAATACGTTTACTGGTGTAGCCAACTATCTCAGCGCCAACGGGCAACTGCCATGTAACTACATTACCAAAGCACAGGCAACGGCACTAGGCTGGGTTTCTTCTCAAGGCAACCTCGCTACGGTTGCTCCGGGCAAAAGTATCGGTGGAGACGTGTTTAGCAACCGGGAAGGCTTGCTTCCAGCAGCGAGTGGCCGTACTTGGCGTGAAGCGGATATCAACTACACTTCCGGTTTCCGTAATTCGGACCGCATCCTGTATTCCAGTGACGGCTTGATTTACAAAACGACAGACCACTACGCATCCTTTACTCGCTTGAAATAA
- a CDS encoding ArsR/SmtB family transcription factor yields MQRKVLSTIEEIKVYSDPYRIQILNMFNKQGRPSTVKEIADQMGEVPAKVHYHVKKLEKIGLLTIVSTREINGIIAKYYEPFKGEIQLRNEDEENSPLKEVFRSETFKLLNEMFEQSRRRFMNQAENGDRMFISDMTLYASREEVEQLYNNITKMCEPYLTKDRHDADQEVFHLFSSLSKDTVNKPVSETAGKLKKKASPDKGKSVAKTSRPAKKQKESSSGGQAEE; encoded by the coding sequence ATGCAGCGCAAAGTACTTTCAACGATTGAAGAAATCAAGGTCTACTCCGATCCGTATCGGATACAGATCTTGAATATGTTTAATAAACAGGGCAGACCCTCTACGGTTAAAGAGATCGCAGACCAGATGGGCGAAGTGCCAGCCAAGGTACATTATCATGTGAAGAAACTGGAGAAAATCGGTCTGCTTACCATCGTATCCACTCGTGAAATTAATGGAATCATCGCCAAATATTATGAGCCCTTCAAGGGAGAAATCCAGCTCCGTAACGAAGATGAAGAGAACTCACCTTTGAAGGAGGTATTTCGTTCCGAAACCTTCAAATTGTTAAATGAAATGTTTGAGCAGAGCCGTCGGAGATTTATGAATCAGGCGGAAAACGGGGACCGTATGTTTATCTCAGATATGACGTTGTATGCTAGCCGGGAAGAAGTAGAGCAGTTGTACAACAACATTACGAAGATGTGTGAACCCTATTTAACGAAAGACAGGCATGATGCGGACCAAGAGGTCTTTCATTTATTCAGTTCCCTATCCAAAGATACGGTGAATAAGCCCGTTTCGGAAACCGCTGGGAAATTGAAAAAGAAGGCTTCACCCGATAAGGGCAAGTCTGTTGCGAAAACGTCAAGACCTGCTAAAAAGCAGAAGGAATCCTCGTCTGGTGGTCAGGCGGAAGAGTAA
- a CDS encoding barstar family protein — protein MKRVVLNGEDFYSTTELHELLKQKLELPDFYGANLDALWDCLTGMIELPLELTWTNYQSSKERLGSEAEKVYQLMLEAKEESIGFQFKTED, from the coding sequence ATGAAGAGGGTAGTACTTAACGGTGAGGACTTTTACAGCACAACAGAACTGCATGAGCTATTGAAGCAAAAGCTTGAACTGCCAGACTTTTATGGTGCAAATCTGGACGCCTTGTGGGACTGCCTTACAGGCATGATTGAGCTGCCGCTTGAATTAACCTGGACGAACTACCAGAGCAGCAAGGAACGGCTGGGTAGTGAAGCAGAGAAGGTGTACCAGTTGATGCTGGAGGCAAAAGAAGAGAGTATCGGATTTCAATTCAAGACTGAGGACTAG
- a CDS encoding MFS transporter, translating to MSEGTVARKQGIGELIRIKPYVQFMVSKVVSRFGDSIDSIAYSWMVYILTGSKLLMGTLLAVNFLPSIFLGLFVGALVDRMSPKKVIVLTNTGRGLFVGITALLFGLGELQVWHLFVITILNSLLECFASPAEVSTVPRLLPKSMLLSGNAMASSATRVAELAGLAVAGTLIATAGITWTILIDAGLFALSALLMSRVGYPKTSTSPNNDNTSFDSSDSPPARKSIFSEMTEAFHFMRKHVLLLIVSILFAFVNFCLMPFNVLRTPYVIETLHAGAGGLSLLSGLIVAGMVLSGLWLSHRGSNYRKSVLVIVGIVMLGLSYAMTALPAYMTSYQLPVAAVFCLMMGMGIPLATTPLASYLMEVTPSEMLGRVYALQTMLVVSVAPLGSLVSGALADWVALPILFIVFGVLLAMSAVLVLLSKTFRTVL from the coding sequence ATGAGCGAAGGTACAGTCGCACGCAAACAAGGGATCGGGGAATTAATTCGGATTAAACCGTATGTGCAGTTTATGGTGAGCAAGGTAGTATCCAGATTCGGCGATTCGATTGATTCCATTGCCTATAGCTGGATGGTGTACATTTTGACAGGTTCAAAGCTGCTGATGGGAACACTGCTGGCAGTTAACTTTTTGCCAAGTATCTTTCTGGGGCTGTTTGTCGGCGCACTGGTTGATCGCATGTCGCCCAAAAAGGTGATTGTGCTCACGAATACTGGTCGAGGCTTATTTGTTGGCATTACAGCACTATTATTTGGTCTGGGTGAGCTGCAAGTCTGGCATCTGTTCGTCATCACCATTCTGAATTCCCTTCTGGAATGTTTCGCGTCACCCGCTGAGGTATCCACTGTACCGCGATTACTTCCCAAATCAATGCTGCTGTCTGGTAATGCCATGGCATCATCTGCAACCCGGGTTGCAGAACTCGCAGGACTTGCAGTGGCGGGAACGTTAATTGCAACGGCAGGGATCACGTGGACGATATTGATAGATGCGGGCTTGTTTGCCTTAAGTGCACTCCTGATGAGCCGTGTGGGGTACCCGAAAACCTCAACATCACCTAACAATGATAATACGTCATTTGATTCATCTGATTCTCCTCCAGCAAGAAAAAGTATATTCTCTGAAATGACAGAAGCCTTTCATTTTATGCGTAAACATGTGTTGTTACTGATCGTCTCCATTCTGTTCGCCTTTGTTAACTTTTGTCTGATGCCATTCAATGTTCTTCGCACGCCATATGTCATTGAAACGTTGCACGCCGGAGCGGGAGGTTTAAGTCTACTCAGTGGGCTGATTGTGGCAGGCATGGTACTGAGTGGCTTGTGGCTGTCTCATCGAGGATCGAATTACCGTAAAAGTGTGCTGGTCATTGTAGGTATTGTCATGTTGGGGCTCAGTTATGCCATGACCGCACTCCCGGCTTACATGACGTCCTACCAGCTGCCTGTTGCTGCTGTCTTTTGTCTGATGATGGGTATGGGGATTCCACTTGCTACAACACCCCTTGCGTCCTATCTCATGGAAGTTACGCCTTCCGAGATGCTTGGCAGAGTGTATGCCCTTCAAACTATGCTCGTCGTGAGTGTTGCTCCATTAGGTAGCTTGGTTTCAGGAGCCCTTGCCGATTGGGTGGCATTGCCGATTCTATTTATCGTGTTTGGTGTTTTGCTTGCCATGTCAGCCGTTTTGGTGCTTCTAAGCAAGACTTTCCGCACCGTTCTATAA
- a CDS encoding Gfo/Idh/MocA family protein produces the protein MSLVRVAVIGIGNMGAAHARTLVAGEVPGAELVAVCDVRQEMESWVSSNLPASVTYWQDAEQMMSSGTIDAVIIATPHYDHPEKAIQAFQNGLHVMIEKPAGVYTKQVRKMNEAAATSGKVFSMMYNQRTNPLYIKLKDLIASGELGEVRRTNWIITNWYRSQSYYDSGGWRATWAGEGGGVLINQDPHQLDLWQWTIGMMPVRMRAFCSFGKYRNIEVEDDVTAYVEYENGATGVFVTTTGEAPGTNRFEVNGDRGKIVIEDGQLTFWRLREPEPEFNQRFTGGFGQPECWKCEVPITGVETGHPGLIRNWIDAILNGTPLIAPGEEGIHGLTLSNAMLLSTWTDNWVDLPINENLFYEHLQQRIASSNTKKDKAESGSQPADLSKTFK, from the coding sequence ATGAGTTTGGTTCGAGTAGCCGTTATTGGAATTGGGAATATGGGTGCAGCCCATGCCAGAACGTTGGTAGCAGGAGAGGTACCTGGTGCAGAACTGGTGGCTGTGTGTGATGTGAGACAAGAAATGGAGAGCTGGGTATCCAGCAATCTTCCGGCTTCAGTCACCTATTGGCAGGATGCGGAGCAGATGATGTCATCAGGGACGATTGATGCGGTAATTATAGCAACCCCGCATTATGACCATCCCGAAAAGGCCATTCAGGCTTTTCAGAATGGTTTGCATGTCATGATTGAGAAACCTGCCGGAGTATACACCAAACAGGTACGCAAGATGAATGAAGCCGCGGCTACCAGCGGCAAAGTGTTTTCCATGATGTATAACCAGCGAACCAACCCTTTATATATCAAACTAAAAGATCTAATTGCCTCGGGAGAACTGGGTGAGGTACGGCGTACCAACTGGATTATTACGAACTGGTATCGCTCTCAGAGCTATTATGATTCAGGCGGCTGGCGGGCAACGTGGGCTGGTGAAGGGGGCGGTGTCCTGATCAACCAAGACCCTCATCAACTGGACCTATGGCAATGGACCATCGGCATGATGCCGGTGCGTATGCGTGCCTTCTGTTCATTCGGCAAATACCGGAACATTGAAGTAGAAGATGATGTAACGGCATATGTCGAGTATGAAAATGGAGCAACAGGTGTATTTGTGACCACGACAGGTGAAGCACCAGGCACCAACCGGTTCGAGGTCAACGGGGATCGCGGCAAAATTGTCATTGAAGATGGTCAGTTAACCTTCTGGCGTCTTCGTGAACCCGAGCCTGAATTCAATCAGAGATTTACCGGAGGATTTGGACAGCCGGAATGCTGGAAATGCGAGGTGCCGATTACAGGTGTGGAAACCGGACATCCTGGCCTGATTCGCAACTGGATCGATGCCATCCTGAACGGGACACCGCTCATTGCTCCGGGAGAAGAGGGTATCCATGGTTTAACATTGTCCAATGCCATGCTGTTGTCAACCTGGACGGATAACTGGGTAGATCTGCCGATCAATGAGAATTTGTTCTATGAGCATTTGCAGCAGCGGATTGCCAGTTCAAATACAAAGAAAGACAAGGCAGAGAGTGGCAGTCAACCTGCTGATCTGTCAAAGACATTTAAGTAA
- a CDS encoding NUDIX hydrolase, with amino-acid sequence MIRVDVAYSLITDPTNSKILMVRNVDDSSDRWSLPGGAVEREESLDQAAIREAKEETGLDIKVHGIVAVNECKFPEKEEHVIFITFKGEVIGGNEEIVRPNEISEIAWIDIERAEQLMPYYKDGIRRLIDGYEITYFNEGNK; translated from the coding sequence ATGATCAGAGTCGATGTAGCTTATTCCTTAATTACTGACCCAACCAATTCCAAAATATTAATGGTAAGGAATGTAGATGATTCTAGTGACCGATGGTCACTTCCAGGCGGCGCTGTTGAAAGAGAAGAATCATTAGACCAAGCAGCAATAAGGGAAGCTAAAGAAGAAACTGGACTAGATATTAAAGTTCATGGAATAGTGGCAGTAAATGAATGTAAATTTCCGGAAAAAGAAGAACATGTAATATTTATAACATTTAAAGGTGAGGTAATCGGTGGGAATGAAGAAATAGTTAGACCTAATGAAATTTCTGAAATAGCTTGGATTGATATAGAGAGGGCTGAACAATTGATGCCTTACTATAAAGATGGAATAAGAAGATTAATAGATGGATATGAAATAACATATTTTAACGAAGGCAATAAGTAA
- a CDS encoding Gfo/Idh/MocA family protein codes for MAKDGMFYAPKSLKKEIVCGPGEFTIAAVALDHGHIYGMVGGLVEAGATLKWVYDPDPAKVEAFRKQFPQAQIAASEAEVLADDEVQLVAGAAITSERAPLGMRVMAAGKDYFTDKAPFTTLDQLAFAREEVKRTGKKYMVYYSERLHVESAIYAGQLIEQGAIGKVIQVMGTGPHRLNAGGRPEWFFQHEKYGGILCDIGSHQIEQFLTFASCTDAEVAFSRVNNFNHPQFPELEDFGEASLIGNNGASGYFRVDWFTPDGLGTWGDGRTVILGTDGYIELRKYIDVAREPEGDQVYLVNHEGEYRYSVKGKVGYPFFGELIRDCLDRTENAMTQEHAFKAAELCLIAQHKAMSERVVRSSGGK; via the coding sequence ATGGCTAAAGACGGCATGTTTTATGCACCAAAGAGTCTGAAAAAAGAGATCGTATGCGGTCCAGGTGAGTTTACCATTGCTGCTGTAGCGTTGGACCATGGACATATCTACGGTATGGTTGGCGGGCTGGTGGAGGCTGGGGCAACGCTCAAATGGGTATATGATCCTGACCCAGCTAAAGTCGAGGCTTTTCGGAAACAGTTCCCGCAGGCACAGATCGCGGCATCTGAAGCGGAGGTACTTGCTGATGATGAAGTGCAGCTCGTAGCCGGAGCAGCCATTACATCGGAGCGTGCGCCACTCGGCATGAGAGTCATGGCCGCAGGCAAAGATTATTTTACGGACAAAGCTCCTTTTACTACACTGGATCAACTGGCCTTTGCGCGTGAAGAGGTTAAACGCACTGGGAAGAAGTATATGGTCTATTACAGTGAGCGTCTGCACGTGGAAAGTGCGATCTATGCCGGACAACTGATCGAACAGGGAGCGATCGGCAAGGTTATACAGGTTATGGGGACAGGACCGCATCGATTGAATGCGGGTGGTCGGCCTGAATGGTTCTTCCAGCATGAAAAGTATGGCGGCATCCTCTGTGATATTGGAAGTCATCAGATCGAGCAGTTTCTGACCTTTGCTTCATGTACCGATGCAGAAGTGGCCTTCAGTCGGGTGAACAATTTCAATCATCCACAATTCCCAGAACTAGAGGACTTTGGCGAAGCATCACTTATCGGCAACAACGGGGCTTCCGGTTACTTCCGCGTAGACTGGTTTACACCGGATGGTCTGGGTACATGGGGCGATGGGCGAACGGTTATTTTGGGAACGGACGGATACATTGAGCTGCGTAAGTATATCGACGTGGCCAGAGAGCCTGAGGGTGATCAGGTGTACCTGGTTAACCATGAAGGGGAATACCGTTATAGCGTCAAAGGAAAGGTTGGTTATCCATTCTTCGGTGAACTGATCCGGGATTGTCTGGATCGAACAGAGAATGCGATGACACAGGAGCATGCGTTTAAAGCGGCAGAACTCTGCTTAATTGCACAGCATAAGGCAATGAGTGAGAGAGTGGTAAGGAGCAGTGGTGGGAAGTAA
- a CDS encoding TraR/DksA C4-type zinc finger protein, with product MSTLTKDQLQELKNALLEQRENLQRHFESSMEDGAPAESLKDSTGELSSYDNHPADAGTETFERSRDLAIDDTLTDEFNQVNEALERIEQGTYGSCVTCGKDIPFERLEAIPYTAYCIDDTPNRELSNERPVEEQVMTMPPSGAGEVRQRNAGKFDNADAWEAVEEYGTSNSPATAAKRDVKDYDENM from the coding sequence ATGAGTACATTAACCAAAGATCAACTTCAAGAGCTGAAAAACGCTCTTTTGGAACAACGTGAAAACCTACAACGCCATTTTGAATCCAGCATGGAAGACGGTGCTCCAGCCGAGTCCCTGAAAGATTCAACTGGTGAGCTGTCATCATACGATAATCACCCGGCAGATGCTGGTACGGAGACGTTTGAGCGAAGCCGTGACTTGGCGATAGATGATACGTTGACCGACGAGTTCAATCAGGTGAATGAAGCGTTGGAGCGAATCGAACAGGGAACGTATGGCTCCTGTGTGACGTGTGGTAAGGATATTCCTTTTGAACGACTCGAAGCGATCCCTTACACAGCCTACTGTATCGATGATACGCCTAACCGCGAGTTAAGCAACGAACGGCCAGTTGAGGAGCAAGTCATGACGATGCCGCCGAGCGGTGCCGGAGAAGTAAGACAGCGCAATGCTGGCAAGTTCGATAACGCTGATGCCTGGGAAGCCGTCGAGGAATATGGCACATCGAACTCCCCCGCAACCGCAGCCAAACGTGACGTGAAAGATTATGATGAAAACATGTAG
- a CDS encoding metallophosphoesterase family protein produces the protein MKIIVISDTHLPRRARKLPDPLVEALSDADLILHAGDWSDWSVHKLLSAYAPIEGVAGNTDPPEIGQKLGFSRIVEADGLRLGLVHGHLGSKSTEQNAIHTFAGQQVDAVIFGHSHIPVMHTVNDVLIFNPGSPTDRRFQPQYSFGIMTTNLGKLQAEHVFYDVK, from the coding sequence ATGAAAATTATTGTCATCTCGGACACTCATTTACCTCGAAGAGCACGTAAGTTACCCGATCCCTTGGTTGAGGCGCTATCAGATGCTGATCTGATTCTCCATGCCGGGGATTGGTCGGACTGGAGTGTACACAAGCTGCTCAGCGCTTACGCCCCCATTGAAGGTGTTGCAGGCAATACGGACCCGCCTGAAATAGGTCAAAAACTCGGGTTCTCCCGCATCGTTGAAGCGGACGGTTTGCGTCTTGGTCTTGTACATGGTCATCTGGGATCGAAGTCTACAGAGCAGAATGCGATTCACACTTTTGCAGGACAGCAGGTGGATGCTGTGATTTTTGGACATTCGCACATTCCAGTGATGCATACGGTCAATGATGTGCTGATATTTAATCCGGGCTCTCCTACGGATCGGCGCTTTCAGCCCCAATATTCTTTTGGTATCATGACTACAAATTTAGGGAAATTGCAGGCGGAACATGTTTTTTATGATGTAAAATAG
- a CDS encoding DivIVA domain-containing protein: protein MDEHMKRRLDKQRQLFKQLGVQLDALSIHEKQFNYKLRGYDPDEVDAYLDLVIKDYERFYANIADLMDKWQEQQLTIRDLKSSAKPVEDPTKIDRKQLDDIVKQLEYSVRQLKIRARPEQDLFSE, encoded by the coding sequence ATGGATGAGCATATGAAACGAAGATTGGACAAACAAAGACAATTGTTCAAGCAATTGGGCGTGCAGCTCGACGCTTTATCGATTCATGAAAAACAATTCAACTATAAACTTCGTGGTTATGATCCGGATGAGGTGGATGCCTATCTTGATTTGGTTATTAAAGATTACGAACGTTTCTATGCCAATATAGCGGATCTGATGGACAAGTGGCAAGAGCAGCAGTTAACGATTCGGGATCTGAAGTCGTCGGCGAAGCCAGTGGAAGATCCAACGAAGATTGATCGCAAACAACTGGATGATATTGTGAAACAATTGGAGTACAGCGTTCGGCAATTAAAAATCCGGGCACGCCCTGAACAGGACCTGTTCTCCGAGTAA
- a CDS encoding Rrf2 family transcriptional regulator — MSTHFSVSVHCLLLLSFSAPERITSALIAGSVNTNPVVVRRILGGLKKAGLVDSSPGTRGFYLAKPSSEITLAMIYQAAKDEGPLFPIHGNCNPNCDVGLRIDSLLTNLYQVAEAKVEQFFASITLEDMERSCSQLEVPSHAE; from the coding sequence ATGAGTACTCATTTTTCGGTCAGTGTGCATTGTTTGTTGTTGTTGTCTTTCAGCGCGCCTGAACGAATCACTTCGGCACTGATTGCAGGTAGTGTGAATACCAACCCTGTCGTGGTCAGACGTATTCTCGGTGGGTTGAAAAAGGCAGGACTTGTGGACTCCTCACCAGGAACAAGAGGATTTTACCTCGCCAAACCCTCAAGCGAAATCACATTAGCCATGATCTATCAGGCTGCCAAGGATGAAGGGCCATTGTTTCCGATTCATGGTAACTGTAATCCGAATTGTGATGTTGGTCTTCGTATTGACAGCCTTCTGACCAATCTGTATCAGGTTGCCGAAGCAAAGGTGGAACAGTTCTTCGCATCCATTACTCTTGAAGATATGGAGCGTTCCTGTTCCCAGCTTGAAGTTCCATCACATGCCGAATAA
- a CDS encoding sugar phosphate isomerase/epimerase family protein, whose amino-acid sequence MKLSVFTVATPDLTAEELASAAAAAGIEGIEWRYRGIPADALSEEPSYWRHNRCSIDPDQWEEQVPEFREAAKKHGRQSIALVPYLSCGDLLATEQAFQTAQALGASIMRVGVPGYDRKTSYPELYKQAVHYLNEVQEMAQQYKVKAVVETHHQTIAPTASLAYRLVQSLDSQHVGVLYDPGNMVHEGYENHRMGLELLGPYLAHVHVKNAAWFKDESNKNSNSSVNEQNTEILLTSNWHCQWAPLTEGVVNWLQVFRDLKSVGYDGYYGIEDFSGVLQSKAMLQHFADVFAEIERRVDEEVQV is encoded by the coding sequence ATGAAATTGTCTGTATTCACTGTTGCCACACCGGACTTGACCGCAGAAGAATTGGCTTCTGCTGCAGCCGCAGCAGGCATTGAAGGGATCGAATGGAGATATCGTGGAATACCGGCGGATGCTTTGTCCGAAGAACCTTCTTATTGGAGACATAATCGTTGCTCGATAGATCCGGATCAATGGGAGGAACAGGTACCGGAATTTCGTGAAGCGGCAAAAAAGCATGGCAGACAGTCGATTGCATTGGTGCCATATCTGAGCTGTGGAGATCTGCTTGCCACGGAGCAAGCATTTCAAACTGCACAAGCCTTAGGAGCATCCATAATGCGTGTTGGGGTTCCCGGTTATGATCGCAAAACCAGCTATCCTGAATTATACAAACAAGCTGTGCATTATCTGAACGAGGTTCAAGAGATGGCCCAACAGTATAAGGTAAAAGCTGTAGTAGAAACCCATCATCAAACGATTGCCCCCACTGCATCACTAGCTTATCGGCTCGTGCAATCGCTGGATTCACAGCATGTAGGGGTGTTGTACGATCCAGGCAACATGGTGCATGAAGGATATGAGAACCATCGTATGGGACTGGAATTACTGGGACCTTATCTGGCACATGTGCATGTGAAGAATGCGGCTTGGTTCAAGGATGAATCAAACAAGAATTCGAATTCCAGTGTGAATGAACAAAATACAGAAATCTTGCTAACATCAAACTGGCATTGTCAGTGGGCCCCCTTGACTGAAGGCGTGGTGAACTGGTTGCAAGTATTCCGTGACCTTAAATCCGTTGGGTATGATGGATATTACGGGATTGAGGATTTTAGTGGGGTCTTGCAATCGAAGGCGATGTTACAGCATTTTGCAGATGTTTTTGCCGAAATTGAACGTCGTGTGGACGAGGAGGTACAGGTATGA
- a CDS encoding nucleoside phosphorylase produces the protein MESRKIDSNEFPILEFDESRVAIIEATNFIKPKEEFEYCVITFFRDVIEKMKTEGKLKEVASLHCETVDLPIYETYYQGKKVHITLGYLGSAGSAGFLEELIAYGFQKFIVCGGAGVLQKDIAVGHVIVPVSAVRDEGVSYHYIKPSREVECNLEVLKFIEDDFNIHNIRYIKAKTWTTDSFYRETKEKVELRKAEGCITVEMEAAAFMAVSQFRNVKLGVILYGGDDLSGVEWDSRSWNSKSEIRENLVQISMRICSSL, from the coding sequence ATGGAAAGCAGAAAAATCGATAGTAATGAATTCCCGATATTGGAATTTGATGAATCGCGAGTTGCAATAATAGAAGCAACTAATTTTATTAAGCCAAAAGAAGAATTTGAATACTGTGTAATAACATTTTTTCGAGATGTAATTGAAAAAATGAAAACGGAGGGAAAGTTGAAAGAAGTTGCATCTCTACATTGCGAGACTGTAGATTTGCCAATATATGAAACATATTATCAAGGAAAAAAAGTACATATTACTTTGGGGTATTTAGGATCTGCAGGTTCAGCAGGATTCTTAGAAGAACTGATAGCCTATGGTTTTCAGAAATTTATAGTATGTGGTGGTGCAGGTGTATTACAAAAAGACATTGCTGTTGGACATGTAATAGTACCAGTTTCGGCAGTGAGAGATGAAGGAGTATCATACCATTACATTAAGCCATCAAGAGAAGTTGAATGTAATCTAGAGGTATTAAAATTCATAGAGGACGATTTTAATATACATAATATAAGGTATATTAAGGCCAAAACTTGGACGACAGATTCATTTTATAGAGAGACTAAAGAAAAGGTTGAGTTGCGGAAAGCAGAAGGGTGTATAACTGTAGAAATGGAAGCAGCAGCATTTATGGCTGTCTCACAATTTAGAAATGTAAAATTAGGTGTTATCTTGTATGGCGGTGATGATTTAAGTGGTGTCGAATGGGATAGTCGAAGTTGGAATAGCAAATCAGAAATAAGAGAAAACCTTGTTCAAATATCAATGCGGATATGCAGTTCTTTATAA
- a CDS encoding lysozyme inhibitor LprI family protein, producing the protein MKGKILFLFFITIMFSSCQNISQSTTLNSETKSIMNSELPPDVESKGNGTESKEITEGRSEPSNNEVLSMRIGNYDLKGEFYDEMLRNPIDHDYEVEFNEFQNSKEIITTMGWGSLESKYTEIWDKELNQIYKKLLSKLDREPREALIESQKEWLQYHLRETTFVEKTFINNGYLGSKGSVSLGTVIRERIRERTMQLFEYRYLLDSEVEFLYQSKK; encoded by the coding sequence ATGAAAGGTAAGATACTCTTCTTATTTTTTATTACGATAATGTTTTCATCTTGTCAAAATATTAGTCAATCGACTACTTTGAATAGCGAAACTAAATCAATAATGAATTCTGAACTGCCTCCTGATGTAGAGAGTAAAGGTAATGGAACAGAATCGAAAGAAATAACTGAAGGTCGATCAGAGCCTTCTAACAATGAAGTGTTATCCATGAGAATTGGGAACTACGATTTGAAAGGAGAATTTTATGATGAAATGCTTCGAAATCCTATAGATCATGATTATGAAGTAGAATTTAATGAATTTCAAAATTCCAAAGAGATTATTACAACAATGGGATGGGGATCGTTGGAAAGCAAATATACAGAAATTTGGGATAAAGAGTTGAATCAAATATATAAAAAGCTTCTTTCTAAGTTGGATAGAGAACCAAGAGAAGCACTAATCGAATCGCAGAAAGAATGGTTACAGTATCACTTAAGGGAAACAACATTTGTAGAGAAGACATTTATTAATAATGGTTACCTTGGATCAAAAGGATCGGTAAGCCTAGGCACGGTTATACGGGAGAGGATTAGGGAAAGAACAATGCAATTATTTGAATATCGATATTTGCTAGATAGTGAAGTTGAGTTTTTATACCAAAGTAAAAAATAG